The sequence TCGAGGACCTGGTGGCGACCAGCTGGCCCGAGGCGCGCCGGCTGGTCGAGCAGCACATCGAGGCCGGTCTGACGAAGTTCGTCATCCGGCCCGGGCACGGCGACTTCGAGGAGTTCCTGGCGAACTTCCAGGCGGAACTGATGCCACTGCAGAACTGACTGTACCTACTGGTATGTACACTCAGGTCCGTGGACACGAGGGAACGCCTCATCGAGAGCACCCGCACGTTGTTGTGGGAGCGCGGGTACGTCGGGACCAGCCCGAAGACCATCCAGCGGCTCGCCGGCGCCGGCCAGGGCAGCATGTACCACCACTTCTCCGGCAAGGAGGAGCTGGCGCGCGCGGCGATCGACCGCACCGCCGAGGAGCTGCGGGCCGCCGCCGAAGCGCAGCTGTCCGGGCCCGGCACCGCGCTCGAGCGCATCACGGCCTACCTCCGCCGTGAGCGCGACGTCCTGCGGGGCTGCCCGGTCGGGCGGCTGACGCAGGACCCGGACGTCATGGCCGCGCCGGTGCTCCGCGAGCCGGTCGAAGAGACGTTCTCCTGGCTGCGCACGCGCCTCGCCGAAGTCGTCGCGGAGGACGGCGGCGGGCTCGACCCGGCGGCGACTGCGGCCGCCATCGTCGCGACGCTGCAGGGCGGCTACGTCCTCGCCAGGGCCGCGGACCGCACCGAGCCGTTCGAGCAGGCGATCGAGGGCATCCTCGCGCTGCTGAAGACCCGCTGAAGGGGAAGCCGTGCCGACCGAACCGCTGAGCCGGGTGATCGTCCTCGACCAGGAACTCCCGGCCCCGCTGGCGACCTCGAGGGTCGAAATCCGGCGGATCACCATCGCCCCCGGGTACGCCGCCGGGCTGCACGTCCACAACGGACCCGTCTTCGGCAGCATCGAAACGGGCTCGGCCGTCTACCAGATCGAGGGCGGCCCGGAGACCGTGCTCGAGCCGGGAGACGTCTTCTACGAGCCCGAAGGCGTCCGGATCGCCCGGTTCGACGCGCGGGACGAGGGCGTGACGTTCCTCGGCTACTTCCTGCTCGGCGACGGGATGACCGCCGAACTCGTCTTCCCCGACGCCTAGAACTCCAGCTGCTCGGTCTTGCGTGGCATCAGCAGCAGCGCCAGCACCGAGAGCGCCGCCACCGCCAGCAGGCCGACGAACACGTAGTGCGTCGCGTCGTTCAGCGCGCCCCGGACGAACGTCGCCACCGGGGAATCGGAGTGGCCGCCCAGCACCAGGCTCGTCGCGTCCACCGACGGCGGCAGCTTGCCCGCCACCTCCGCCGGCGGGTTCGCGAACCGCGAAGCCAGCGTCGCGTTCGCGATCGCGCCGAACACCGCCGCGCCGACCGCGCTGCCCAGTGACCGGCTGAACAGGTTCGTCGCGGTGACCACGCCGCGGCGGTCCCAGCCCACCACCGACTGGATCGCCACCAGGGTCGGGCTCGCCGCCAGGCCGAGGCCGATGCCGAGGACGAACGCCGCGAGCGCGGCCGACCAGATCGACGACGTCGCGCCCAGCGTGGCCACCAGCACGCCGCCCCCGATGATGAACACGCTGCCGATCAGCGCCGTGTCGCGGAAGCCGATGCGCAGGTAGATCTTGCCCGCCAGGGACGCCGAAATCGGCCAGCCGACCGTCAGCGCCGCGACCGCGAACCCGGCCACCAGCGCGCCCGCACCGAGCACGCCCTGCGCGTACGTCGGCAGGTACGACGTCAGGCCCATCAGGACCGCGCCGACCACGACCGCGACCAGGTTGCCGCCCACCAGGATCCGCCGGGTGAACACCCACAGCGGCAGCACCGGCTCGGCCGCGCGCTTCTCCACCAGCACGAACGCCACCAGCATCGCCGCGCCCACGACGAAGATCGCCACGCTGGGCAGCGAGCCCCACGCCCACGCGACGCCGCCTTCGAGCAGGCCCAGGATCACCAGCGAGCAGCCGACGGTGAGCAGCGCGGCGCCGGTGTAGTCGACCTTGTGCGGCTTGCGCTCCACGCGCTCGGCGAAGTTGCGGAACAGCATCAGCGCGGCGATCGCGCCGAGCGGCAGGTTGACGAAGAAGATCCACCGCCAGTCCAGGTACTCGGCGAACACGCCGCCGAGGGTCGGGCCGACCACCGACGCGACGCCCCAGACACTGGCGACGTAGCCCTGCACCCGGGCGCGTTCCTCCACCGTGTAGAGGTCGCCGATGATCGTCATCGACATCGGCTGGATCGCGCCGGCCCCGATGCCCTGCACCGCGCGGGCGGCGATCAGCACCGGCATGCTCCACGCGGCCCCGCACAGCACCGAGCCGATGAGGAACGCCGCGATCCCGAAGAACATCACCGGGCGGCGGCCGAGGACGTCGGCGAACTTGCCGTAGAGCGGCACGGTGACGGCCTGGGTGAGCAGGTAGATCGAGAACAGCCACGGGAACTGCGAAAACCCGCCGAGGTCGCGCACCACCGAGGGGACCGCGGTCGCGATGATCGTGCTGTCCAGCGCGACCAGCGCGGTGCTGAGCATGACGGCGACCAGCACCGGGCCGCGTTCCGAACGGAAGCCGACCCCCTTGACGCTGGTGGCGGCGGGTGTCGTCATCGGCGGGCTGCTCCTCGGGGCGGTCATGTCCGGGGTCAACTACTTTGCAGTCCTAAGCATTCCACCGCGAGGCACCGCATCCCAGCGAATTTCCGTCTCCGCGTCGATCGCGCAAGATGGGAGGGGTGAACGACTGGATCCGGCCGATCGGGCGGGGCTGGGTGGTCCGCGACGCGGTCCCCGGTCCCGACGTCGACGAGTTCGCCGAGCCCGACCGGGTGGCCGACGCGCTGGCCGCGCCGGGGGCCGGCGACACGCTGCTGGCCGTGCAGCACCCCGCGCGCACGCCCGCGGCGCTGGCGCGAGGCCTCGACCTGGCCGCCGCCGTCCCGGTCGCCCGCGCGGTGCTCGAACGGCTCCGCAAGCGGTCCTACCGGCCGGTGCGCGAGGTCGTCGCGCCGTACCGGATCGAAGGGCCGGACGGCGTCGCGCTGGGCCTGCTCTGCCTGGTCGACCCGGCCGCGGTGACCGACGACGGCACCGCGCGGGTCCGGCACACCGAGGACGTCTACCCCGACGTCGTGGCCGAGCGGGCCGCCGTGCTCGCCGGGCTCGGCTGCGCGACCAGTGCGGCGCTGCTCGTCCCGGCCACCGGCGGGGACCTTTTGACCGACGAGGTCGCCCGCGCGTGCGGCGCGCTCGGCCTGCCCGATCTGTCCACTTCGGACGCGGCCGGGCGGCGGCACGACCTGTGGGTGGTGCCCGCCGGACCGCTGCAGCACCGCCTGCTGGCCGCGGCCGGCGCCGCGGAACTCCTGGTCGCCGACGGCAACCACCGCGTGGCCGCGGCCGCGGCGGCCGGGCACGGCAGCCTGCTCGCCCTGGTCACCGCGGGCCCGGAGCTGCGGATCGGCGCGATCCACCGGGTGCTCACCGGCACCGGCCTCGGCCCGGAGGACCTGGTCTCCCGCTGGTCGGCGGCGGGCCTGGACGTGCGCTACGACGAGCACGCGGCGCCGGTCACCGGCGAGGCGGTGGTGCGCGCGGGCACGGCGGTGCTGCGGGTCGTGCTCCCGAAGCCCGAGGTGCCAGGACCGGTCATCGACCACGAGATCGTCGAGCGCGTCCTCTTCGCGGAGGCGCTGGGCATCGACCCCGACGGGCCGTGCTCGCACCCGCTCCCCGACGGCCGCCCGGTGCCGCCGGACGCCGACGCGGTGGTCCTGCTGGCCCCGGTGAGCCGCGCGGACGTCCTCGCCGTGCACGCGGCGGGGCGGCGGATGCCGCGGAAGGCCACGTACTTCACGCCGAAGCCGCGCAGTGGACTGGTGCTGGCGGAGCTCTAGAAGCTGGGCGAAGTGGTCTCCGGTAGCGGGGTCACCCGCGTTCGGGCCGAGCGCCCCAATGTGGCCTTCGGTGCGTCTGACGCACCCAAGGCGGCCTTCGGTGCGCAAGACGCAACCAAGGCCACCTTGGGGCGCGTTCGCCGGCGGCATACGAAGCCGCGTTGAGGACGTCGTAGCGCCAGCGCATCGGGTAGCCGAACTCGTGGACCCACGGCCCGAGCGGCTCACCCGTCGACCGCCGCCGGAACAACCCGCGTTCCAGGAGGTACTCCTCGCCACCGCGGCGGGCTTCGTGTGTTTCCGGCGTGCCGCCAGTCGCGTTCTCGTACGCCAGCAACCCTTTGAGGGAGTTGAGTGTCGAGTGGACGGACGAACGCGTCGAGCCTTCGACCCACTCGCAGTTCCAGCCGCCGTCCGGCAGCCGGTGGGTGGTGAACCACGCGGCGATGCCGGCGACGTCCGCGCCGAGCCACAGCCCGTTGGCCAGGGTCCAGGCGTTGATGCAGCAGTCGACTTCGCCGTCCCAGTAGGGCAGGTCGTCGTACTCCCACCGGCAGTTCGCGGCCAGCAGCCCGGCCGTGCCGCCCAGGACGGCGGCGTCGAGGCCCCATTCGCGCAGGGCGTTCAGTGACCACGTCGTCGCCGTCCAGGGCTGGGGCTCGTCGCCACGGAAGCCGGCCGGGAAGAACGCGCCGCCCGCCCAGCGGCCGTCGGGGTCCTGCGCCGCCAGCAGCCGCGCGCCGAACCCCTCCGACGCGACCCGGGCGCGCGTCGCTTCCCAGACCTCCGGTGGGGCGCCCGCGAGGTCCCGCTCGACTTGCCAGCGCAGGGCCGGGTCCGAGTCGAGCAGCCACGCGAGCACGTCCACTAGGCCCCCGTGACGCCGTCGATCGCTTCCCGGATGAAGTCCGCGTGGCCGTTGTGCCGGGCGTATTCGTGGATCATGTGCAGCATCACCAGCCGCAGCGACACGTCCTCGCCCCAGCGCGCCTGGTGGCCGGTGACGTCGAGGGACTCGGCCGCCTCTTCGATCTTGCGGGAGTGCTCCACTTCTTCCTGCCACGCGGCGAAGGCTTCCGCGCGCGTGGAGGAACTCGCGTCGTAGGCGGCCTGGAAGTCGCCTTCGGCCGACCACCGCAGCGGGATGTCTTCGGCGTTGATCACCCGCCGGAACCAGGTGCGCTCCACTTCGGCCATGTGCCGGACGAGCCCGAGCAGCGACAGCGTCGACGGCGGGCTGGCGGCGCGGCGGAGGTCCTCGTCGGACAGTCCGTCGCACTTCATCGCGAGGGTGGCGCGGTGGAAGTCGAGGAACGTGCGCAGCATTTCGCGCTCGCCCCCGGTCAAGGGTGGTTCTGGGCGTTCGGTCGTCACGAGTCAGTGTGTATCACGCCCAAAAATGTCGTACCCGTGTTTTAAGCTCGCGCGGTGGACTTGCCCGTGATGCCGCCGGTGCGGCCGATGCTCGCGAAAGCCGTGCACGAGGTGCCTCGTGACCCGGGGCTGCTCTACGAGCCCAAGTGGGACGGCTTCCGCTGCGTCGTGTTCCGCGACGGCGACGAGATCGAGCTGGGTTCGCGCAACGACCGCCCGCTGACCCGCTACTTCCCGGAGCTGGTCGAGCTGCTGGCCGCCGCGCTGCCGCCCCGCTGCGTCGTGGACGGCGAGATCGTGCTGGTCACGCCCGCGGGGCTCGACTTCGAGGCGCTGCAGCTGCGGCTGCACCCGGCGGCCTCGCGCGTGCGCAAGCTGGCCGAGGAGACGCCGGCCAGCTTCATCGCGTTCGACCTGCTCGCCCTCGGCGACACCGACCTCACCGAGGCGCCCTTCCGGGAGCGGCGCGAACAGCTGGAAAGCATCCTCCGCGCCGACGCCGAAGGCCTCCAGCGCGTCCACCTGACCCCGCTCAGCGACGACCCGGCGCAGGCCGAGGACTGGTTCACCCGGTTCGAGGGCGCGGGCTTCGACGGTGTCATGGCGAAGCCCGCGGACCTGCCGTACGAGCAGGACAAGCGGGTGATGCTGAAGGTCAAGCACGAGCGCACGGCCGACTGCGTCGTGACCGGCTTCCGCTGGCACAAGGACGGCGCGGGCATCGGTTCGCTGCTGCTCGGGCTGTTCGACGGCGAGGGCGTGCTGCACCACGTCGGCGTGGCCAGCAGCTTCACCAAGGCGCGGCGGGCCGAGCTGGTCGACGAGCTGGCGCCGCTGCGCGAGAACGCGCTCGAGAACCACCCGTGGCGGTCGTGGGCGGAGTACCAGCCCGAGCCCGGCAGGCAACCGGGCGCGATGAGCCGCTGGGCACCGCAGAAGGACCTCTCCTGGGAGCCGCTGCGGCCCGAGTGGGTGGCGGAGGTCCGCTACGAGCACCTGCAGGGCGGCCGGTTCCGCCACGGCGGGCGGCTGGTCCGGTTCCGGCCCGACCGCACCCCGGAGTCCTGCACGTACGCCCAGCTCGACGAGGCGCCGCCCGCCGAGCTCGCCAAGCTGTTCGGGGAGGCGCGATGAGCGAGGCCGTGCTGCTCGACGTCGACGGCGTCGAGGTCAAGATCAGCAGCCCGGACAAGGTGTACTTCCCGGAGCGCGGCGAGACGAAGCTCGACCTCGTCGAGTACTACCGCGCGATCTCGGGACCGCTGCTGTCCCGGCTCGGCGGGCGCCCGCTGCTGCTGGAGCGCTACCCCGACGGCGCGGGCGGCAAGAACTGGTTCCAGAAGCGCGTGCCGAAGGGCGCGCCGCCGTGGCTGAGCACCACCGTCGTCTCGACGCCGAACGGCACGACGAGCGACGCGCTGGTGGCGAAGGATCTCGCGCACATCCTGTGGGCGGTGAACCTCGGCTGCCTCGGCTTCCACGTGTGGCCCTACCGCGCGGACACGCCCGAGGTCACCGACGAGCTGCGCGTCGACCTCGACCCGTCACCCGGGATCGGCTTCGACGAGCTGCGCGAGGCCGCGGTGCTGACCCGGGAGTTCCTGGCCGAGCACGGCATCGAAGGCCACCTGAAGACGTCCGGTTCGCGGGGCCTGCACCTGTACGTGCTGCTCGAACCGCGCTGGGACAGCTTCCAGGTCCGGGCCGCGGCGGTCGCGCTGGCGCGGGCGCTCGAACGCCGTCACTCGGCGAAGATCACCGCGCAGTGGTGGAAGGAGGAACGCGGCTCGCGCGTGTTCGTCGACTTCAACCAGAACGCCCCGCACAAGACCGTGTTCGGCACCTGGTGCGTGCGGCCGCGGGTGGGCGGCCAGGTGTCCACGCCGATCGGCTGGGACGAACTGGACACGGTGGAGCCGGACACACTCACCCTGAGCACGGTTCCCGCGCGAGTGGCCGAACGCGGCGACCCGTGGGCCGGCGCGGGGGAGCGGCCGCAGTCGATCGAGCCGCTGCTGGCGATGTCCGAAGCGGACCTGGCGAACGGCCTGATGGACGCGCCGTGGCCGCCGGTCTACCCGAAGATGCCCAACGAGCCGCCGCGGGTGGCGCCGAGCCGCGCGAAGAAGGCGTGAAGTGGCCACCGTCGCGGAGTGCCCGGCCGACGACGGGTTGCTGCTCGCCCTGATGACGGCGATGACGGCCGAACTGATCGTGGTCTACGACCTGCCCCCGGACGCCCAGCCCCGCCCACTGGCCCCGGCCAGCCGCTACCTCCTGGCCCGCGACGGCCCCCGCGCGATCGGCTGCTGCGCGGTCGAACCGGTCGAGCCGGGCCTGTCCGAGCTGAAGCGCCTGTTCGTCGCCCCGGACGCCCGCGGCACCGACGTCTCGGGAGCCCTGGTCGCCGAGTCCGAACGCCTCGCCCGCCACCAGGGCGCGGTCCGCCTCCGCCTGGAAACGGGCATCCGCCAGCGGGCGGCGATGCGCCTGTACGAGCGTGCGGGGTACCGGCGGGTGCCGAACTTCCCGCCGCACGAAAGCGATCCCGAGTCGGTCTGCTACGAGAAGGCGCTCGCTTAGACCTCGAGGTCCAGCGACAACTGCGCACGGTCCTCGCCGTCCGCGGACGCGCCCGACAGCGTGGCGACGCACCCCGGGCAGGGCGTGAGCTCCGCCGTCGTCAAGTCGACCGGTTTCCAGCTGCGGGATTCGCGCTCGCCGCAGGCGGAGCGGCGGTAGCGGAGGTCGCCGGAGCGGGTCATCAGGTGGGCCAGGGGGACGTCTTCGGGCAGCACGCCGACCCGGTACCAGCGGGGTGTGCTCACCGCGGTGGTCGTCATGGGCGACAGTCTCCGCCGCGGTGGGCGGGGCGGGAGCGCATTTGCCGGTCGTCGGCGTGTCAGGCCTGGTCGGGGAGGTAGCGGAGGATGTGCAGCAGGCCGCGCTCGTCGACCACCGACGGATCCGGGGCCACGCACCCGCGCAGCTCGGCCAGGACGGCGTCGGTGTCGAGGCCGGCGCCGATCAGCACCAGCTCGGTGCGGTGCGGCTCCCGCGCGGGCCACGGCGAACGCGCCAGCTGCACGAAGCCGCCGACCGTGTGCAGGTGGAAGCGGGCGTCGATGCCGAAGTCGGCCTGGCCCTTCATGCGGTAGAGCCCGGCCGGGCGGCGCTCCAGGAAGTCCACGAACGCGCGGGGCGCCAGTGGCGTCTCGGCCGTGAACGTGACCGTCTGGTAGCTCGCGTGCAGGTGCTCGGCGTGGTCGTGCTCCTCGCGCAGGTCGTCGAACGACAGCTGGCCGACGCGCTCACCGCGGGGTTCGGGGTCGAAGAACAGCCTCGGGTCGACGCGGCCGTGCTCGGTGACCAGCAGCGGACGGCCGGGTGCCAGCTCTTCGACGACCGCCGTCAGCTTCGCGAGCGTTTCGGCGGACACCCGGTCGGCCTTGTTCAGCACCACGAGGTCGGCCAGCCGCAGGTGGTCGGCCAGTTCGGGGTGGCGCTCGCGGGCCGCTTCGAACTCGGCCGCGTCCACGACCTCGGCGAGCCCGCCGTAGCGGATGTCCGGGTTCTCGCTGGCGATCATCAGCCGGATGAGGTCGCGGGGCTCGGCGATGCCGCTGGCCTCGACCACGATGACGTCGATGCCCGCTTCGGCCGAGGAGAGCCGGCCGAGCATCGCGTCCAGGCCGCTCGCGTCGACCGCGCAGCACAGGCAGCCGTTGCCGAGCGAAACCATCGTGTCGACCTGGCCGGCGACCGCGAGCGCGTCGACGTTCACCTGGCCGAAGTCGTTGACCACGACGCCGACCCGGGCGCCTTCGCGGTTGGCGAGCAGGTGGTTGAGCAGCGTCGTCTTGCCCGCGCCGAGGAACCCGGCGACGAGGACCACGGGAATCGGGCTCACGCACCCGACTCTAACGGCGCGCGCGGGCGCGCTGATACATGGGGGACCGCGGCCGCGAAAGGCCGTCCGCCGAAATCCCACGAAAAGGTGAAAGGCCGTTTCCGGGAAAGGATCACGGTGCTCGCGCAGTCCACTGTGATCGATTGACTGGAAATGCGCAGCGCCATGTCCGAATGACGCTTGGTAGCAGTGATTCTCCCGGAGTTTTCCCTGGTTGAAGCCTTATTCAAGCATTGTCGGTGTGGAATTCACGATCGGGGGAGTGCGGCACGCGAATCGTGGGGTACTCTCCTCCGCCTGGCCGGAGGTGCCGGGGGCGGCAGTACCTCCAGGCCCGCTCGTCGTCGGCGACCATCGGAGGAACGGTGAACCTTTTCGTCGGGATGCAGAGCACGATTCCGGAGAGTGGGGAAGCACGGTGACCGTTACACCTGAGCGGGTGACGGCACCGCTGCCGCTTTACCCTCAGCGCGTCTCGGGGGAACAGAGCGTCAATTCCGCGGAAGCGGAAGAATTCCTGGACCGGATGTTCGCGGAGGGCGCCGCCGAAGAAGGCGACCGGTTCGAGAACCGGCTCGCCGAAGTCCGGGCGGAAATCGCCGAAACGGGAACCTACCGCCACACCGCGGCCGAGCTGGCGTACGGCGCGCGCACCGCGTGGCGCAACTCGGCCCGCTGCATCGGCAGGCTGTACTGGCGCAGTCTCCGGATCCGCGACCGGCGGCGGGTCACCGACCCCGCGGCGATCGCCGGCGAATGCGTCGCCCACCTGCGCCAGGCCACCCGCGGCGGGCGCATCCGGCCGACGGTCACCGTCTTCGCGCCCGACACGCCGGGCACGCCGGGGCCGCGCATCCACAACGAGCAGCTGATCCGCTACGCCGGCTACCGCCTCGACGACGGCTCGGTCCTCGGCGACCCCCGGTACACCGGGTTCACCGAACGGGTGCGAAGACTCGGCTGGCGCCCGCCGGAGCGCAGAGGCTCCTTCGACGTCCTCCCGCTGCTGGTCGAGGCGCGCCCCGGGGAGCCGCGGCTGTTCACGCTGCCCGCGGACGCCGTGCTGGAGGTCCCGCTCACCCACCCCGACCACCGCTGGTTCGCCGGTCTCGGCCTGCGCTGGCACGCCGTGCCCGCGATCAGCGACATGCCGCTGGAGATCGGCGGGGTCACCTACCCCGCGGCGCCGTTCAACGGCTGGTACCTCGGCACCGAGATCGGCGCCCGGAACCTGGCCGACGAGCAGCGCTACGACCTGCTGCCGGTCGTCGCCGAGCTGATGGGCCTGCCGACGTCGTGCGAGCGCACGCTGTGGCGCGACCGGGCGCTGGTCGAGCTGACCCTGGCGGTCCAGCACTCGTTCGACGCCGCCAGCGTGACCATCGCCGACCACCACACCGAGTCGCGCCGGTTCCTGGCCCACCTCGAACGCGAGGAGCGGGCGGGCCGCCGGTGCCCGGCCGACTGGAGCTGGATCGTGCCGCCGGTGTCCGGTGGCCAGACCGCCGTGTTCCACCGCTACTACGACGAGCCCGACCCGGCGCTGCGCCCGGCGTTCTTGCCGCCCGCGGCCACCGGAGGGTGAACGGGCGGGGCCACGGAACCACGAAGAGCAACGTAAAAGCGCCCGTATGGCGGATCGTGCCCGTCCCGCGGCGCGGCTCGGTCCGCCAAGGCCGACAATGGGGGAATGTCCCTGGTCCTCGTCGCCTACGCCGGGCGCCACGGCGGAACCCGGCAGATCGCCGAGGTGATCGCCGCCGAGCTCGGCGGGACCGGCCTGACCGTCGACGTGCGCGACGCCGCCGACGTCGCCGGGGTCGAGGACTACGCCGCGGTCGTCGTCGGCAGCGCCCTGTACTACCACCGGTGGCGCCCGGAGGCGGTCCGGCTGCTGGAGCGCAACGCCCGGGCGCTGGCCGAGCGCCCGGTCTGGCTGTTCCACAGCGGACCGTGCGGCCCGGGCGCCGCCGGACGGCAGGTCAGCCTGCCGCCGAACGTGGCGCTGCTGGCCGCGCGCATCGACGCCGAACGCACCGCGACCTTCGGCGGGCGCCTCGACCCGGCGACCGTGCGCGGCCTGGTCCCGCGCCTGTTCGCGGCCGGGCGGCGGGCCGGCGACTTCCGCGACTGGGACCGGATCAAGGCCTGGGCCCGGGACGTCGGGCGCCGGGTCCGCACCCGCGTCTCGCTCTGACCCTTGCCCGCCCCCGGCGGTGAGTGCTAAACCCTGCCTGCGGTCTTCCGGTGAACAACCGACGGGACGGGGCAAACGTGACGGAACGCAAAGCGGAAGCGGAATCGGCTCCGGCGAAGAAAGCGCTTACATCCGATCAGCGCAACGCCTTCCTCGCGGCGCTGCTCGGCTGGAGCATGGACTCGTTCGACTACTTCCTCGTCGTCTTCGTCCTGGCGGACATCGCCAAGGACAAGTCGTTCGGCGCGACGGCGACGCAGCTGGCGTTCATCACCACGGCCACGCTGGTGATGCGCCCGGTCGGCGCGCTGCTGTTCGGCCTGTGGGCCGACCGGGTGGGCCGGCGGATCCCGCTGATGGCCGACGTCCTGCTGTACTCGGTGGCCGGCCTGCTCTGCGCGTTCGCCCCGAACTTCACCGTGCTGCTCGTCCTGCGGTTCGTCTACGGCATCGGCATGGGCGGCGAGTGGGGCCTCGGCGCGGCACTGGCGATGGAGAAGATCCCGGTGGCCCGCCGCGGGTTCTTCTCGGGCCTGCTGCAGGTCGGCTACTCGATCGGCTACCTGCTCGCCGCGCTCGCGTACCTGCTGTTCCACTCGCTGCTCGACCTCGAATGGCGCTGGATCTTCGTGCTCAGCATCTTCCCGGCGCTGATCAGCCTGCTGATCCGGGCACGGGTCCGCGAGTCGGAGGTCTGGGAGGTCGCCCGCGAGAAGCTGCGGGTGACGCGGACGTCGGTCAAGGACATCCTGCTGAACCCGAAGGTCATCCGCCGCTTCGGCTACCTGATCCTGCTGATGACGGCGTTCAACTGGATGAGCCACGGCACCCAGGACGTCTACCCGAGCTTCCTGAAGGCCCACGAAAACGGCGGTGCCGGGCTCAGCGCGTCGACGAGCACGTGGATCGCCGTGCTGTACAACGTCGGCGCCATCATCGGCGGCCTGACCTTCGGCACCCTGTCCGAACGCCTGGGCCGCCGCCGCACGATCGTCACGGCGGCGGTGCTCGGCCTGCCGGTGATCCCGATCTTCGCGTTCGACCACGGCGCGGGGATGCTCGCGCTCGGCTCGTTCCTGGTGCAGATCATGGTGCAGGGCGCGTGGGGCGTGATCCCGGCGCACCTGACCGAAATGTCGCCGGACGCCATCCGCGGCTTCTACCCGGGCGTCACCTACCAGCTGGGCAATCTGCTGGCCGCGTTGAACCTGCCGATCCAGCAGGCCATCGCGGAGGCGCACGGGTACACCTCGGCCCTCGTGTGGACGGTGGTCCCGGGCCTGATCGCGGTCGCGGTGCTGACGGCGATCGGCAAGGAGGCCAAGGGGATCAAGTTCGGTGAGTCGGCGGTGGCCACGGCACCGGCGGCTAAGTAGCGTCGGCCGCCCGCAGCCGGGCCAGGATCCCGAGC is a genomic window of Amycolatopsis lexingtonensis containing:
- a CDS encoding DinB family protein codes for the protein MTTERPEPPLTGGEREMLRTFLDFHRATLAMKCDGLSDEDLRRAASPPSTLSLLGLVRHMAEVERTWFRRVINAEDIPLRWSAEGDFQAAYDASSSTRAEAFAAWQEEVEHSRKIEEAAESLDVTGHQARWGEDVSLRLVMLHMIHEYARHNGHADFIREAIDGVTGA
- a CDS encoding squalene cyclase, giving the protein MDVLAWLLDSDPALRWQVERDLAGAPPEVWEATRARVASEGFGARLLAAQDPDGRWAGGAFFPAGFRGDEPQPWTATTWSLNALREWGLDAAVLGGTAGLLAANCRWEYDDLPYWDGEVDCCINAWTLANGLWLGADVAGIAAWFTTHRLPDGGWNCEWVEGSTRSSVHSTLNSLKGLLAYENATGGTPETHEARRGGEEYLLERGLFRRRSTGEPLGPWVHEFGYPMRWRYDVLNAASYAAGERAPRWPWLRLAHRRPPWVRQTHRRPHWGARPERG
- a CDS encoding TetR/AcrR family transcriptional regulator, which gives rise to MDTRERLIESTRTLLWERGYVGTSPKTIQRLAGAGQGSMYHHFSGKEELARAAIDRTAEELRAAAEAQLSGPGTALERITAYLRRERDVLRGCPVGRLTQDPDVMAAPVLREPVEETFSWLRTRLAEVVAEDGGGLDPAATAAAIVATLQGGYVLARAADRTEPFEQAIEGILALLKTR
- a CDS encoding cupin domain-containing protein, with product MPTEPLSRVIVLDQELPAPLATSRVEIRRITIAPGYAAGLHVHNGPVFGSIETGSAVYQIEGGPETVLEPGDVFYEPEGVRIARFDARDEGVTFLGYFLLGDGMTAELVFPDA
- a CDS encoding DNA polymerase domain-containing protein codes for the protein MSEAVLLDVDGVEVKISSPDKVYFPERGETKLDLVEYYRAISGPLLSRLGGRPLLLERYPDGAGGKNWFQKRVPKGAPPWLSTTVVSTPNGTTSDALVAKDLAHILWAVNLGCLGFHVWPYRADTPEVTDELRVDLDPSPGIGFDELREAAVLTREFLAEHGIEGHLKTSGSRGLHLYVLLEPRWDSFQVRAAAVALARALERRHSAKITAQWWKEERGSRVFVDFNQNAPHKTVFGTWCVRPRVGGQVSTPIGWDELDTVEPDTLTLSTVPARVAERGDPWAGAGERPQSIEPLLAMSEADLANGLMDAPWPPVYPKMPNEPPRVAPSRAKKA
- a CDS encoding DUF1015 family protein, whose amino-acid sequence is MNDWIRPIGRGWVVRDAVPGPDVDEFAEPDRVADALAAPGAGDTLLAVQHPARTPAALARGLDLAAAVPVARAVLERLRKRSYRPVREVVAPYRIEGPDGVALGLLCLVDPAAVTDDGTARVRHTEDVYPDVVAERAAVLAGLGCATSAALLVPATGGDLLTDEVARACGALGLPDLSTSDAAGRRHDLWVVPAGPLQHRLLAAAGAAELLVADGNHRVAAAAAAGHGSLLALVTAGPELRIGAIHRVLTGTGLGPEDLVSRWSAAGLDVRYDEHAAPVTGEAVVRAGTAVLRVVLPKPEVPGPVIDHEIVERVLFAEALGIDPDGPCSHPLPDGRPVPPDADAVVLLAPVSRADVLAVHAAGRRMPRKATYFTPKPRSGLVLAEL
- a CDS encoding ATP-dependent DNA ligase, which gives rise to MDLPVMPPVRPMLAKAVHEVPRDPGLLYEPKWDGFRCVVFRDGDEIELGSRNDRPLTRYFPELVELLAAALPPRCVVDGEIVLVTPAGLDFEALQLRLHPAASRVRKLAEETPASFIAFDLLALGDTDLTEAPFRERREQLESILRADAEGLQRVHLTPLSDDPAQAEDWFTRFEGAGFDGVMAKPADLPYEQDKRVMLKVKHERTADCVVTGFRWHKDGAGIGSLLLGLFDGEGVLHHVGVASSFTKARRAELVDELAPLRENALENHPWRSWAEYQPEPGRQPGAMSRWAPQKDLSWEPLRPEWVAEVRYEHLQGGRFRHGGRLVRFRPDRTPESCTYAQLDEAPPAELAKLFGEAR
- a CDS encoding MDR family MFS transporter, producing MTTPAATSVKGVGFRSERGPVLVAVMLSTALVALDSTIIATAVPSVVRDLGGFSQFPWLFSIYLLTQAVTVPLYGKFADVLGRRPVMFFGIAAFLIGSVLCGAAWSMPVLIAARAVQGIGAGAIQPMSMTIIGDLYTVEERARVQGYVASVWGVASVVGPTLGGVFAEYLDWRWIFFVNLPLGAIAALMLFRNFAERVERKPHKVDYTGAALLTVGCSLVILGLLEGGVAWAWGSLPSVAIFVVGAAMLVAFVLVEKRAAEPVLPLWVFTRRILVGGNLVAVVVGAVLMGLTSYLPTYAQGVLGAGALVAGFAVAALTVGWPISASLAGKIYLRIGFRDTALIGSVFIIGGGVLVATLGATSSIWSAALAAFVLGIGLGLAASPTLVAIQSVVGWDRRGVVTATNLFSRSLGSAVGAAVFGAIANATLASRFANPPAEVAGKLPPSVDATSLVLGGHSDSPVATFVRGALNDATHYVFVGLLAVAALSVLALLLMPRKTEQLEF
- a CDS encoding GNAT family N-acetyltransferase — its product is MATVAECPADDGLLLALMTAMTAELIVVYDLPPDAQPRPLAPASRYLLARDGPRAIGCCAVEPVEPGLSELKRLFVAPDARGTDVSGALVAESERLARHQGAVRLRLETGIRQRAAMRLYERAGYRRVPNFPPHESDPESVCYEKALA